Genomic DNA from Manihot esculenta cultivar AM560-2 chromosome 15, M.esculenta_v8, whole genome shotgun sequence:
ATAGCATGAGTAACCATTTGCCAAATTTCTTGTTGATGATATATATTATTGTAAGCtagaagaataagaaatgccTAGAAATTTAGGGATTACATGAGTTGTTCCTCATTGTCACCGAGAGCAAACACAAGAAAATGGACGACAGTGATGCTGTGCTGAGAAGAAGAAGACACGTACCTACCTTCTAGGACCAGAAGAGCTCGTCTGAGGCTTCACCCATTCGCTCCATATTAATGGCACCGCCAACATCAGTAGATGACACTCTCTCTTTGGATgttaaaaaagataaaagttCTGGTCCCAAAGTTGAAACCTGGGCTGGAGCCCTGATGCCCGCTGCTACAGTCAGCCCAACAGTTACTTGGCCCAAACGGATTCGTGGATTAATCtcctttctcttttcttctaCCAAACAACTTTAAGGTGAtctaaattttctctctctacATCTTTGAGATGATATAAGAGCAATCgatttatcttttaattaattataatgatAGATTTTTTGAAATAATCAAAAGTGGAACTAAATCTGAATGTGCCACATTACGCAGTAGATAATGAAATGGGAATCTGCAATTTTACAAATAATCTCAtcaatattctaaattttaaaaaagaaagaaagaaagaaaatgaaatgttCGTATTCCATTCTTAAGCAGGCATCTCACCTGTGATTAATGGTTGAAACTAAATCTTTCATTTCCTCACACAAGTTCTGGAATCCAATTCTAGATGTTGAAAGAAATTAACATATGCTACAGATCAAACACGAAAAAGTTAACCTCTATAAACCTACCAAACcaatattaattgaatattaaaattaatcaatttctCTCACTTATTTATgtcataaaaagaaatattcTTTATTAATACATTCAGAATAACTAATGTTCATAATTAATTTGGTTAAACTTTGCAATTTTTATCAACTTCATCAAGATTCAAAAAGCACCACTTGTGATGGAAGAAAACTAAGCTTTAGATTATTAATAGTGGAACGGAGTGAGGTAGAAACAGTCCTTTCTGGTGTAGTGGGAAGTTGAtccttaatttaattatttggtgTAGTCCTTTCTAGGCTGCCTTTGCATGGTTAGTTTGCTATGGGAGAAAACAAATGTAATAGAAAaagtaaactgaaaaaaaagaaaaggaacaaTGAGTCCAAGAGGCGGGGAGAAAGAAATCAACCTCAGTCTTGAAACTGAGGTTTATGCAGTTCTTACGTATGGCACATGATTAGTTCACTTGAAGTTGGCATTGTCCCTTGAAAAGTTTTGTCTCTCTAGCAAAGAAagattgaagaaaaagcataccAAAAGTGAAGTGAAGAAAAACAAAACTAAGATGAAGACCGCCTTTGAAATAACGTTGCCTGTACATTACAAGACAAGATAGCACTTAGCCAGGAAAGGCAATAGCCATCTATATTATTCCAGGCAAGGATATGATCAGTAGAGTTTTGTGGTTGCTGATCTCGTGTACTTCTTAGAAGTAGATGGAGAAGAAGACAAATCTCCTGACCGTCTTCTTAGCATCTGCCTCATCCCATCAGCAACTCCAACTGCTGGATTGGAATTGAATTTACCACAAAATGACATGTGAGCTCTCACTGCTTCTTCCATTCCAAACTGCCTTTTACCTCTAATAACTTCATCTCTGACAGCTTCTGAACACAACCCACATAGCCATTTCCCATCGAATTTCGCCTTCACCTCACTAATATAGTCTTGGGTACAATCCTCTTTCAACGCACAACATTCACACTTGACAGATTCAATCTCCAtgatctcttttcttttcttttttttttccttgcccTTTCTCTTAGCTATTTTTATGGGTTGAATTTGGAAGGTGATGAGCAATAAGAACCAAAAACTACAGGCGCCTTTGTTGATGGATATGACTGGATGATAGTAGAGGAAGTgggtttcttttcttctttgctTTAGTTGCTCAGTTGTTGATTGATGAGTTTCTTTGGTGCAAAAGGTAAGTGTGTGTTTGGTGTTGTGAGAGAGCTTTTATGCTGGGATTGATTGAgagagaggaggaggaggggaaGCTGCCATGATTTTCTCCATGTTATAAGGGACATGGAACAGTGGAAAATGAGACAACAGTGGTCGGAGCTCGGAGGTGGGCCTGGAATTGGCCCTTTCTACCATTTAGGaggaattttattattattacttttatcATCTCGTGGGTTAGTTATTGCTTTTCTGTTTCTAgggtaggtttttttttttccggccTTTTGTTGACGGTTGCTtcgtttaaataaaaaaaatagagcgTGTTTTGGCTTCATTAGCGGCTCAAACAAATCTTAGCTAAGTATCAGGTCATATTTAATTgcagtaatttaattaaaaattttaaaatttttaaaaaatattaaaattttatttatttagttgtaatagttttgtattttttttaaaataaaatgattttcattttttaatgttaaattatatatcctgctcatttaaattatttttaaaaaatttactttttaaaaataatattttcaaattaaacgaAACCTTagtttgttgtttttttttttaattctgtaAATATGTTAACTTTAAGGGAAAACGATTCTATCTATTTTAGAtcgatgaaattaaaataaatatatataaactgaattaaattaataaaaataaatttttatttaatttttatatgaatttttttacaACTTTTTATTTGTACTTTATACTtaacatattttagaaaatttaatcgTATAATTTTGTCTTGAATCGGAACCATTGTGGCTCAATTTTGTTGAAAAAAGCAGTATTTTtcatgttgagttggtttaaatatttgaat
This window encodes:
- the LOC110602606 gene encoding uncharacterized protein LOC110602606; its protein translation is MEIESVKCECCALKEDCTQDYISEVKAKFDGKWLCGLCSEAVRDEVIRGKRQFGMEEAVRAHMSFCGKFNSNPAVGVADGMRQMLRRRSGDLSSSPSTSKKYTRSATTKLY